In the genome of Candidatus Ruthia magnifica str. Cm (Calyptogena magnifica), one region contains:
- a CDS encoding ANTAR domain-containing response regulator, protein MLRKALQDKGHEVVCCMSDSSNLQDSNEMTYADMVIVNADIPDELVFANLTDINKTKPIVMFTEESNPGMASSAIKSGVHAYIVDGLEENRVQPIIDVAIARFREFQALKDELDATRNQLSERKAVEKAKGLLMQHKDVNEDEAYQSLRKMAMNKNKRIVDVAESVINAFELLE, encoded by the coding sequence ATGTTACGTAAAGCTTTGCAAGACAAAGGTCATGAAGTGGTTTGTTGTATGAGTGATAGCTCAAACTTGCAAGACAGTAATGAAATGACGTATGCGGATATGGTGATTGTTAATGCAGATATTCCTGATGAGCTAGTGTTTGCAAATTTGACAGATATTAATAAAACCAAACCTATTGTTATGTTTACTGAGGAATCAAATCCTGGAATGGCAAGCTCTGCTATTAAATCTGGCGTTCATGCTTATATTGTTGATGGCCTTGAAGAGAATAGAGTACAACCTATTATTGATGTAGCTATTGCTAGATTTAGAGAGTTTCAAGCACTTAAAGACGAGCTGGATGCGACACGTAATCAGCTTTCAGAACGTAAAGCAGTTGAAAAAGCTAAAGGCTTGTTAATGCAACACAAGGATGTGAATGAAGATGAAGCCTACCAGTCGTTACGTAAAATGGCCATGAATAAAAATAAGCGTATTGTTGATGTAGCTGAAAGTGTGATTAATGCTTTTGAATTATTAGAGTAG
- a CDS encoding CBS domain-containing protein: MQVQDIMSTNVKTVTPDQLAKDIAIIMVMDHISGAPVVDDDNNLVGIISEKDILQHMFPKLDEVMSDTYFDFENMEHNYKNTMNVKVGELMTKDVASIDLSMPCLKAASTMWLRNIRRIPVTHNNKLVGIVSIGDVHRAIFKSRIK, translated from the coding sequence ATGCAAGTTCAAGATATTATGTCAACCAATGTAAAAACAGTTACCCCTGATCAGCTAGCCAAAGATATTGCTATTATTATGGTTATGGATCATATTAGTGGCGCGCCAGTGGTAGATGATGATAACAATTTAGTAGGCATTATCTCTGAAAAAGATATTCTGCAACACATGTTTCCAAAATTAGATGAAGTGATGAGTGATACGTATTTTGACTTTGAAAATATGGAGCACAATTACAAAAACACAATGAATGTCAAAGTGGGTGAATTAATGACTAAAGATGTTGCTAGTATTGATTTAAGTATGCCATGTCTTAAAGCAGCATCCACAATGTGGCTTAGAAATATCAGAAGAATCCCAGTGACTCATAATAATAAATTAGTTGGTATTGTTAGTATTGGTGATGTGCATAGAGCTATTTTTAAATCACGTATTAAGTGA